GTGGGCCGGCGCGCACGGCCTGCATACGATCTACCTCGGCACCACCGCGAAGTTTCTGGCGGCGCACCGCTTCTACGAGAAGCACGGGTTTAGCGAGATCGACCGCGCCGAGCTGCCGCCGGCCTTTCCGGTGATGCAGGTAGACACCAAATTTTACCGCTATCGCCTCCAGGCGCGCTGACACCGGCCCACCTCGCCGATGCGTTGCAGGGTGCGGGTTGCAGGTTAGCAGGTTGGCAGGTTGCAGGTTAGCAGGTTGGCAGGTTGCAGGTTGACAGGTTGCAGGTTGCAGTGTCGCTGCCGCCGGCCCACGGCTTACTGCCCACGGCTTACTGCCCACGGCCCGCTGCTTACATCCATGCGCGCTACGCCGATCGCCGAGTCGGCCATGCCATAGTAGATGTCGACGCGGCCGTCGGCCCGCGCGTCGAGGCCGGTGGGAAACACCACGTTCGGCACCAGACCCTGGCGCTCTTCCTCGGCCTCGGGCGCGAGCGTGGGCAGCGGCGAGCGGTACACCAGCGTGCGCGGGTCGTCCAGGCCCAGCAGCATCACCCCGGCGCTGTAGTGTACGAACGGCTGGTGATCGACGCCCTCAAGGATCTCGCCGGCCACGCCGTGGTAGACCATGAGCCAGCCGTAGGGTGTGCGCAGCGGTGGCGCGCCACCGCCGATCTTCGTGGCCTCCCAGGCGTGCTGCGGCACCGCCAGCAGCTGGTGGTCGCGCCAGCACAGCAGCGCGGCCGGGTCGCGCTGGGCGGCCTCGATATCGCCGTACGAGATCCAGATGCTGGCGCGCGGCTCGTTCACGCCGGTGGGCAGCACAGGCATACCGCCCTGGGTGTGGCTGGGGCGATGGATGAGCGCCAGCGCCGGCCGGCCATGCGGGTCGCGCACCGGCTCGGGGAACAGGTAGGCATCTTTGTTGTCGTACAGGTCGAAATCAACGCGCAGCCGCCGGTCGAAGGCGAACTTGGCCGGGCCGAGCCGCTGCCAGCGCAGCAGATCGCGCGAGGTGGCCAGCGCGATGCGCGGGCCGAGCGGGCCATACGCGGTGTAGGCCATCACATACAGCCCGAGCGGCGCCACCAGTGTGACGCGCGCATCCTCGCAGCCGGCGGTGC
The sequence above is drawn from the Candidatus Kouleothrix ribensis genome and encodes:
- a CDS encoding glycosidase, which translates into the protein MQPFQMRRLGVVMRGDPSDPAEALGVLNPAAARAPDGRLYLFPRVVAAGNYSRVGIAEVLFDQAGDPVGAVRRGYALEPSEPYEQNARTAGCEDARVTLVAPLGLYVMAYTAYGPLGPRIALATSRDLLRWQRLGPAKFAFDRRLRVDFDLYDNKDAYLFPEPVRDPHGRPALALIHRPSHTQGGMPVLPTGVNEPRASIWISYGDIEAAQRDPAALLCWRDHQLLAVPQHAWEATKIGGGAPPLRTPYGWLMVYHGVAGEILEGVDHQPFVHYSAGVMLLGLDDPRTLVYRSPLPTLAPEAEEERQGLVPNVVFPTGLDARADGRVDIYYGMADSAIGVARMDVSSGPWAVSRGQ